The DNA window TTGGCCCAGGTTCAACTGGCAGATCTCGATCATCAGAAAAATGTCTATTTGAAACTCCAAGCCACAGTGTTTGGCCTATTTCACCCTCATGGTATCCCTCATGGTCTCCTAGGCAGAGCTCAGGAGACGGCGTTGGGAAGTAGAGGAGATAAGGTGGTGGATCCAGGAAGGTCCAGGCAGCAAGAGGATACACACGAGGAGGAGGCTCGAGAGAACCATCTGACCTCGCCCACCCCCTGTAGCCTTGTTAGTGTTTCTGAAACAGAGACGCCAAGGGAGGCTCAGCCGTTCTCGCCCACATTGGGGGAAGAGGTTGAAATTGAAGGCAGTGATGTCAACAAAGACTCTGACAATGGCACACCAGTAGTAGAGGTCAAAAGTGGACCGGTCTGTGATGCTGAGGTACTTGTGGTTGTAACGGGTCCTGAGGAAGAGGTTACAGTAGCGGGGGAGGGGTACGAAGCAGCAGGTGTAGAGGGGACAGGGCAAGGCAGAGTAGAGGTTGCAAGCGAAGGGGAAATGGGAATAGAAAATGACGAGGCAGATGAGGCAGAGACCAAAGTTGTCAAGAGCAGTGACGACACCAAAGAGACGTCCTCAAAAGAGCCTACCTCAGAATATGGTGCAGCAGCTGAACAAGWGAAAAACGAATCGAGTAAAGAGGACGTGAAATGTTTAGACTCATATCCTCTGCCTAGGGAAACCATTGAGGACACCATGAAAMATGGCACACAGATTAGCCAAGGGACAGACCTCGATACTAGTAGGAGCCCAATCAAATCAAACCCTGAGCCTCRGAAAACAAAAAAGKCTGAAGTGTTACCAGAGATAACTGACCTGCAGCCACAAGCCCAAGCAGGCAACAAGAAGAAGAAAGgcaagaagaagaagggagagacaCAAAGCGATGTAAAGCAGGAAGACCATAAGAAGAGCACAACAGAAACGTGTGTAGTCTCCATGACAAATAGCACACAGATTAGCCTAGGGACAGACCTTGATACTCCTAAGAGTCCAGTCGACTCAAACCCTGAGCCTCAACCTGAGCCTCAGAAAACAAAAAAGGCATGTGTGTTACCAGAGACCACTGACATGCAGCCACAGTCCCAAGGAggcaagaagaaaaagaaaggcaagaagaagggagagaaacaAGGTGATGAAACGCAGGGAGATAAGATGAGCAAAACAGAAAAGGATRTGGTCTCCACCCCAACCGATAAGGAGCCAGTAGAGGCGGTAGGAGAGGGCGTTATCACAATAGAGACACAGCAGCATCTAGAGGAGGGGACCAGTAGTTCACCAGATCGAGAGCTCCAAACCATAGCTGAGGAGGGACTGAACCTGAAGGAAGAACAACTAGAAGAAGACCGAGTAGAGGTTAAAAGCGAGGGGCCTACCATTGAAGTATCTCTGACTGACCAAGCTAAGAGTGAGGAAGTTGtctcaaagaagaaaaagaagaaaatgaaAAAGGACAAACACAAACCTACAATGGAATCGGCGAAATCAGAAGGCGAGATATCAGTATTWTCCCTTGAGTCCAACATTGGTACTGCTGATCCTGTTGCTCACTCCAAGTGTATAACCAGCGCTTATAACCCTATGGAGGAATTAGAATCGACAACAAATACTGGTACCCAAAAGGACGAGTCAGGGTACACAACCAACCCTGATAACTTTGGAGACTGTTTGAACTCTTCAGCTGACCCAAAATGTCCATTGGACTCGAAACAGTCCACAGCTGGGAATTCAAACAATGTCAAAGAGGAAGGTGCAATCACGGTCTCAGTTGAAGAGGCTCAAACAATCCAAGACACAAAGGAACAGGGGAATAACTTTCACAGTCCCATCGTTCTAAGACCAGAGCTCAAGAAGAGCGTGGAACCTGAAGACCTTTTCTCCCATGATGGTGTCACTACTCACCCAGACCAGGCTAATGAAAATGCGACACAAGACCTAAAAGAGGCAGGTCAGGATAAACAAAATGGGAGCCCAGAAGAGCGTACAAATGCACTTGAACATGAAGACACTTCAATGGCACTGCCAGCAAATGTAGAGAAATGCAACAATTCAGCAGATGAGAAATGTTGTAGCATATCGCTTGACCGCAACTGCCCTGCTGCTGAGACCATAAGACTGCCTGAACAATTGGTGGATATACTTGATTGTCCAGTCACTAACATGCACTTGTATGAAAACAACAAGCCAGAAACRCTTGATCCAGAAGAGGCATCAAATGGAGGGATCTCTACAGAGACCGAGCTGAATGATACAGAAACACGACTACAGGACCCATTAAAAGAAACTCCGGTKACAATTGACTCTTTTAGGGAACAGAGCCATAATGAAAGTGGACCATGCACTATGGTGGCGAAAGCAGAAGAGCAAGATGATCCCATTGAGGCCAAGCTGGAGGGTAACAAGGTACCTGGACCCAGTGAGCAGTGGAATGACGAGGAGAATGAAAATGAGGGTCAATCGTTTGACCTTTCTRACCTAGTCTCAGTGGATCCTGCAAATGTATTCCCAATAACATCCCAAGAGGAGGTCAGCCAGGAAATGAGAACGATGTCGGTAGGATACAAAATGGAGGTAGAGCCTGGTAAAGCGGAGGCtaacgaggaagaggaggatgacaaaCCGCAGGACACAGAGGGAGTTAGCGCGATAGTGGCACAGCAATCAATTGAAGGGGGGTCAGATAATGCACCAGAGGAGCTCCGAAGCCCTGAAGAAAAAGCACAAAYCATAGTCGAGGGCCAGAACGTGAATGAAGAACAACAACTAATCACATTAGAGGAAGGGGTTAGTGTAACATACAAACAGGAAGACATTGCAGAGGAGGGAGTGAGTGTGACTGTTGAACAGCAAGGTGtagaagagagcgagaggcagcAGAATGCAACTGAGGTAGAGGATTTGCCagtagaggagggggaagaggcaatCCAGTATGGGTCACAGCAGGGTAGAAGAGAAAGTAGTCCAAGTACAGAGGATTCAGCAGAGGGCGACAATGAGCAATCTAGGACAGGCTTGAAAAAAGGCAGTAAGAAAGTAAAAGGCAAGGGAAAAGAGGACTGCCGAATGTCCTAGTTTTTAGGTCTGCACTCAATATAAACAACAGCAAATATTTATGAAAGTGCAAAGAGTCTCAACTACTACAGCCAATGCAAGTACCATTCACATTCCTTCCAAAGTTATAATTCGATGTACTGTATTTtgaggtccaaaagtatttgtgacacattttttttgttttggctttgtattccagcactttggattttgaaattatacaatgactatgaggtaaagtgaagactgtcagctttaatttgagcgtactttttgttcagcactttttgtacatgcTCTAGTCCCCtcattttagggaaccaaaagtatttggacaaattcttTTGTGTGTTAAAGTaatcaaaagtgtagtatttggacCTATATTTCTAGTACTCAATGACTACACGaagcttgttggatgcatttgcagtttgtttcggttgtttcagattatgttgtgcccaatacattatttaccattacatTTCTATTGTCACTTTTATTGTATATACGAATAGGATGTTTctcaacacttctacattaatgtggatgcta is part of the Salvelinus sp. IW2-2015 linkage group LG36, ASM291031v2, whole genome shotgun sequence genome and encodes:
- the LOC111959462 gene encoding microtubule-associated protein futsch isoform X8, yielding MGTQGTGRKRNPNKDRSTAEDDALNLISREAEARLAAKRAARAEAREIRMKELERQQKEIYQVQKKYYGLDNKPDKVDSEWGHIEQWMEDSERYSRPTQRHTSISDDDERMSVGSRGSVRSDIDAIGAYGRGGSSSLSQEKDKKSKKKKKHKHKDRDSNGYDNEYSAISSRSSRLGDESTSRVSRSSRLDLQPSSRLSDESISKVSRSSRLDLQPASYASSDLNSNNGLSSSRQRLSSYESSGLLSQISYRRHHRGSLYEDSLYSGSRRVTGSSSRHSEYNSYRGSGSRASSRASSARASPVDEDCNSVASFLRSAATNSGLPRDLDHMXIPNLSDLXDRDYLEKGSRAASTLSAATLASLGGSSSQRESGETSITGDTETSIREIKEIHELKDQIQDVESKYMQSLKEVKDTLVEVEEKYRKAMVSNAQLDNEKNNLMYQVDTLKDSLMELEELLSESRREYEGKSKDFEREKHAHGVLQFQFNEMKETLKQSEELLTKHGIVLRPDLTXNGETLELGTEGSAXGDPASQLAPDSQTSPMEGGNSMLGRAQETALGSRGDKVVDPGRSRQQEDTHEEEARENHLTSPTPCSLVSVSETETPREAQPFSPTLGEEVEIEGSDVNKDSDNGTPVVEVKSGPVCDAEVLVVVTGPEEEVTVAGEGYEAAGVEGTGQGRVEVASEGEMGIENDEADEAETKVVKSSDDTKETSSKEPTSEYGAAAEQXKNESSKEDVKCLDSYPLPRETIEDTMKXGTQISQGTDLDTSRSPIKSNPEPXKTKKXEVLPEITDLQPQAQAGNKKKKGKKKKGETQSDVKQEDHKKSTTETCVVSMTNSTQISLGTDLDTPKSPVDSNPEPQPEPQKTKKACVLPETTDMQPQSQGGKKKKKGKKKGEKQGDETQGDKMSKTEKDXVSTPTDKEPVEAVGEGVITIETQQHLEEGTSSSPDRELQTIAEEGLNLKEEQLEEDRVEVKSEGPTIEVSLTDQAKSEEVVSKKKKKKMKKDKHKPTMESAKSEGEISVXSLESNIGTADPVAHSKCITSAYNPMEELESTTNTGTQKDESGYTTNPDNFGDCLNSSADPKCPLDSKQSTAGNSNNVKEEGAITVSVEEAQTIQDTKEQGNNFHSPIVLRPELKKSVEPEDLFSHDGVTTHPDQANENATQDLKEAGQDKQNGSPEERTNALEHEDTSMALPANVEKCNNSADEKCCSISLDRNCPAAETIRLPEQLVDILDCPVTNMHLYENNKPETLDPEEASNGGISTETELNDTETRLQDPLKETPVTIDSFREQSHNESGPCTMVAKAEEQDDPIEAKLEGNKVPGPSEQWNDEENENEGQSFDLSBLVSVDPANVFPITSQEEVSQEMRTMSVGYKMEVEPGKAEANEEEEDDKPQDTEGVSAIVAQQSIEGGSDNAPEELRSPEEKAQXIVEGQNVNEEQQLITLEEGVSVTYKQEDIAEEGVSVTVEQQGVEESERQQNATEVEDLPVEEGEEAIQYGSQQGRRESSPSTEDSAEGDNEQSRTGLKKGSKKVKGKGKEDCRMS
- the LOC111959462 gene encoding uncharacterized protein isoform X7, which translates into the protein MGTQGTGRKRNPNKDRSTAEDDALNLISREAEARLAAKRAARAEAREIRMKELERQQKEIYQVQKKYYGLDNKPDKVDSEWGHIEQWMEDSERYSRPTQRHTSISDDDERMSVGSRGSVRSDIDAIGAYGRGGSSSLSQEKDKKSKKKKKHKHKDRDSNGYDNEYSAISSRSSRLGDESTSRVSRSSRLDLQPSSRLSDESISKVSRSSRLDLQPASYASSDLNSNNGLSSSRQRLSSYESSGLLSQISYRRHHRGSLYEDSLYSGSRRVTGSSSRLXDRDYLEKGSRAASTLSAATLASLGGSSSQRESGETSITGDTETSIREIKEIHELKDQIQDVESKYMQSLKEVKDTLVEVEEKYRKAMVSNAQLDNEKNNLMYQVDTLKDSLMELEELLSESRREYEGKSKDFEREKHAHGVLQFQFNEMKETLKQSEELLTEIRQMRLKQDCFVREISDLQETVEWKDKKIGALERQKEYSDAIRNERDELRDEVVQLKDILKKHGIVLRPDLTXNGETLELGTEGSAXGDPASQLAPDSQTSPMEGGNSMLGRAQETALGSRGDKVVDPGRSRQQEDTHEEEARENHLTSPTPCSLVSVSETETPREAQPFSPTLGEEVEIEGSDVNKDSDNGTPVVEVKSGPVCDAEVLVVVTGPEEEVTVAGEGYEAAGVEGTGQGRVEVASEGEMGIENDEADEAETKVVKSSDDTKETSSKEPTSEYGAAAEQXKNESSKEDVKCLDSYPLPRETIEDTMKXGTQISQGTDLDTSRSPIKSNPEPXKTKKXEVLPEITDLQPQAQAGNKKKKGKKKKGETQSDVKQEDHKKSTTETCVVSMTNSTQISLGTDLDTPKSPVDSNPEPQPEPQKTKKACVLPETTDMQPQSQGGKKKKKGKKKGEKQGDETQGDKMSKTEKDXVSTPTDKEPVEAVGEGVITIETQQHLEEGTSSSPDRELQTIAEEGLNLKEEQLEEDRVEVKSEGPTIEVSLTDQAKSEEVVSKKKKKKMKKDKHKPTMESAKSEGEISVXSLESNIGTADPVAHSKCITSAYNPMEELESTTNTGTQKDESGYTTNPDNFGDCLNSSADPKCPLDSKQSTAGNSNNVKEEGAITVSVEEAQTIQDTKEQGNNFHSPIVLRPELKKSVEPEDLFSHDGVTTHPDQANENATQDLKEAGQDKQNGSPEERTNALEHEDTSMALPANVEKCNNSADEKCCSISLDRNCPAAETIRLPEQLVDILDCPVTNMHLYENNKPETLDPEEASNGGISTETELNDTETRLQDPLKETPVTIDSFREQSHNESGPCTMVAKAEEQDDPIEAKLEGNKVPGPSEQWNDEENENEGQSFDLSBLVSVDPANVFPITSQEEVSQEMRTMSVGYKMEVEPGKAEANEEEEDDKPQDTEGVSAIVAQQSIEGGSDNAPEELRSPEEKAQXIVEGQNVNEEQQLITLEEGVSVTYKQEDIAEEGVSVTVEQQGVEESERQQNATEVEDLPVEEGEEAIQYGSQQGRRESSPSTEDSAEGDNEQSRTGLKKGSKKVKGKGKEDCRMS
- the LOC111959462 gene encoding serine-rich adhesin for platelets isoform X3 codes for the protein MGTQGTGRKRNPNKDRSTAEDDALNLISREAEARLAAKRAARAEAREIRMKELERQQKEIYQVQKKYYGLDNKPDKVDSEWGHIEQWMEDSERYSRPTQRHTSISDDDERMSVGSRGSVRSDIDAIGAYGRGGSSSLSQEKDKKSKKKKKHKHKDRDSNGYDNEYSAISSRSSRLGDESTSRVSRSSRLDLQPSSRLSDESISKVSRSSRLDLQPASYASSDLNSNNGLSSSRQRLSSYEGSLYEDSLYSGSRRVTGSSSRHSEYNSYRGSGSRASSRASSARASPVDEDCNSVASFLRSAATNSGLPRDLDHMXIPNLSDLXDRDYLEKGSRAASTLSAATLASLGGSSSQRESGETSITGDTETSIREIKEIHELKDQIQDVESKYMQSLKEVKDTLVEVEEKYRKAMVSNAQLDNEKNNLMYQVDTLKDSLMELEELLSESRREYEGKSKDFEREKHAHGVLQFQFNEMKETLKQSEELLTEIRQMRLKQDCFVREISDLQETVEWKDKKIGALERQKEYSDAIRNERDELRDEVVQLKDILKKHGIVLRPDLTXNGETLELGTEGSAXGDPASQLAPDSQTSPMEGGNSMLGRAQETALGSRGDKVVDPGRSRQQEDTHEEEARENHLTSPTPCSLVSVSETETPREAQPFSPTLGEEVEIEGSDVNKDSDNGTPVVEVKSGPVCDAEVLVVVTGPEEEVTVAGEGYEAAGVEGTGQGRVEVASEGEMGIENDEADEAETKVVKSSDDTKETSSKEPTSEYGAAAEQXKNESSKEDVKCLDSYPLPRETIEDTMKXGTQISQGTDLDTSRSPIKSNPEPXKTKKXEVLPEITDLQPQAQAGNKKKKGKKKKGETQSDVKQEDHKKSTTETCVVSMTNSTQISLGTDLDTPKSPVDSNPEPQPEPQKTKKACVLPETTDMQPQSQGGKKKKKGKKKGEKQGDETQGDKMSKTEKDXVSTPTDKEPVEAVGEGVITIETQQHLEEGTSSSPDRELQTIAEEGLNLKEEQLEEDRVEVKSEGPTIEVSLTDQAKSEEVVSKKKKKKMKKDKHKPTMESAKSEGEISVXSLESNIGTADPVAHSKCITSAYNPMEELESTTNTGTQKDESGYTTNPDNFGDCLNSSADPKCPLDSKQSTAGNSNNVKEEGAITVSVEEAQTIQDTKEQGNNFHSPIVLRPELKKSVEPEDLFSHDGVTTHPDQANENATQDLKEAGQDKQNGSPEERTNALEHEDTSMALPANVEKCNNSADEKCCSISLDRNCPAAETIRLPEQLVDILDCPVTNMHLYENNKPETLDPEEASNGGISTETELNDTETRLQDPLKETPVTIDSFREQSHNESGPCTMVAKAEEQDDPIEAKLEGNKVPGPSEQWNDEENENEGQSFDLSBLVSVDPANVFPITSQEEVSQEMRTMSVGYKMEVEPGKAEANEEEEDDKPQDTEGVSAIVAQQSIEGGSDNAPEELRSPEEKAQXIVEGQNVNEEQQLITLEEGVSVTYKQEDIAEEGVSVTVEQQGVEESERQQNATEVEDLPVEEGEEAIQYGSQQGRRESSPSTEDSAEGDNEQSRTGLKKGSKKVKGKGKEDCRMS